CTACCTCACTACTAGTGTGCAATTGAAACTCACCCGAAACGGGGACAAGCGCCCGCCGAGCGGCAGAAGCGGGAGCACGAGTCCATGCTCACAGAGACGACTAGGAAGAGGGTGGACGCCCAGCCCCTGCCACCCTGCAAGCCACCCAGTTTCAATCAATTGGTGACGCGCTTCATGCGGACTCTGGAGTCAGACGATGTGCTCCTTTTCCGGCGAAGGCTGCGGGATCCGCCAAATCGGAGGGCTCAAAGTTCCGAAATCGTCACATTTTCAATGCTGTCTGACAGCCTGAGATGGCTTGGCAAAAGGATACCAAAAGCGTTTGAAAGGATAAATTGGCGGGCTTGACACCCTAATTGCTTGGGGTTGGGTGCTAGTCACGACGTTACCCACGTCGGAACCCAAGACTAACCCAAGAAACCGTGAAAATTCCTCATTCATGGCGGAGCTGTGTCCGGACGCCCCTGTCCCGACTCGGCCTTCTCCTCCTCGCATCCAATGCGCAAGCGGGCCTCGTAGCCCAATGGCTAGCCGACGACTACACGGCTGGCGACTGGACCTCGACGGCCGGAACCGGAAGCATCGTGGCCACTGTCCAAGGCTCGCCAGCTTTGGTCGATGGCGTGACCGATCCGTTCTTCAACGGTCATGACATGGTCGACTTCCCGGGCGGCAGCTACTTCGTGGTGCCCGGTGCGAGCAACCCGCTTGCCGGCAAGCAAAAGATCACCCTCGTGGCGGTCTTCAGACCCGCAGCCAGCGGATCCCAAACGGACGGTAGCTGGTGGCAAGCCCAAGGCCTGATCGGCATGGAGCAAGGTGGCTCCGTGGCGGACTGGGGCTTAGGCTACCTCGGTGATCGCATCGCCGCCGGTTCCGGTGGCCCGGACGTCACTACATTCTCCCTCGCCCAGCCGCTCAGTCAGTTCACCGTCGCCATGTTCACTTGGGACGGCACGACCCAGGTCCAAAAGATTTACCGCAACGGCAAGCTGGCGGACACGGACGTGCTGGTGGCTTCTGCCCCGCGCAACGGAGGCGACTTCGCCCTGGGAGCTATGACCACAGGCGGTGGCACTCCCTTCAACGGCTACATCACCGAACTCCAGATGTTCGATACGGATGAGTCCGCGAATGCCGCGACAATCTTCGAGGCACTGAAGAACAAGTACCAAGGAGGAGTTTCGCTCGACTATGCGAAGCTGAACACGCGCGGCGGCACCTTCGTCATCAACGATACCAGCGGCGCTACGACAAATGTCTCCAATCCGGCGGCCTTTGACATCTTCCTGGATAACTCGGCCACGCCCCTGCCGGACAGCGATGTCACCGTCACCAAGGCGGGTGGCGTGACGACGGTCCGCTTTGTCGCACCTCTGACGATCGACATTGGCTATCCTTATTCGATCAGCGTTCCCAGGACCGCAGGCGGGGCGCAAGTCTTCGAGGGGAACTTCCTTCCCTTCTCGATGCCAGCGGGAAGCACCATGGCCGGTCCGGCCGGAGCAGTGAACCGTTGGGGTATCCGCGAATACATCGGCACACCGGCCAGCGGCACCCTTGATGGCGCTGTGGCGATCGCCCAACCGGCAACGGCCGCCTTCACGGACGATACCGATGCCCCGGTCCTCAACCATGCGGACCCGGAGACGAACGGAGGACCAGGCAGCCAAGGTAACTTCAACAACGACCTTCCGATCGTCGGCAACACCGGCGCGGATGACAACTGGGTGGTGCTGGGACGGACCCAGATCACGGTCCCTGCGGAAACGACCCGCACCTTCTCGATCCACAGCGATGACGGCTTTGCCCTTCGCATCACGGGTCCGGCAGGCAGCGGCTTCGTTGCCACCGGTGGCAGCGGTCGCGTCGATCCGGGTGATGACGAAACGGTGATCCGCGATGGAGGCACCGGCGACTCGGACACCCGTGCCGTGTATCACTTCGCCACAGCGGGCACCTATGAGGTACTCTACATCGGCTGGGATGGCGGCTCCGGCGGCTATCACGAAGTCGCATGGGCGGAAGGCACCCAGCGCGAAGACCGCCTCACCAACACATGGCAACTGCTCGGCACACCGACCGATCCGGAAGTACCCGCCCTGCGCGAGCGCTGGGTGACGAACGTTCCCGGTCCGGCCGGCACTGACGGCAACTGGGGTGTCCGCACCTACCTGACGGTCACCACGGCAGCCGGCAACCCTGTGGAAGCCAACGGCAGCCTGACCAATGCGAGCAACTTCCTCGCCCAAACGACACGCCAGCCGTCCGATCCGGATGGCCTGACGATCGACACGCAAATGGCATATCTGAACCGCCGCGACCCGAACAACGGTGGCGGTGGTGGATTGATCCCCGGCGACACGCCTTTCCCAGGCGATACCGGAGCGGATGACAACAACGTGGTCACCACCGGCAAGAGCCGGATCAACATCACGAGCGCTGGTCCATACACCTTCGTCTATGCGGGTGATGATACCTTCCTCGTCCGCGTGAAGGGCGTGAATGGTAACCCTGACCCAAGCTGGAGAATTGCCAGCGGCCAAGGTGGCTTCCAGATGTCGAATCCGAACGAGTGGTTCTACGAGCCAGCCGGCGAAATCAACGGCCGCGGGGTGATCGACCTCCCGGTGGGCCAATATGACATCGAGTTCGTCACCAGCGAAGGTGGCGGTGGCTTCTACTACGAGCTGTCGACTGCTGCTGGCGTGTGGATCAATGCGAATCCTCCGAATGGCTTCCGTCCTATCGGCTACTCCACCCAAAACACCTCGGTCTTGATTCCCAAGATCGACAGCCCCGGCTGGTCGGTGCTCACCGGTGACCCGAACACCAACACCTGGGGTGCCACGATCTCCGGGGCCGAGGCTCGCATCACCAACACCGCTGGTGCTCCGACCATTTGGGACGAGCTGAACTTCGATGACCCGCAGAATGGTGGCGGCGGAAACTTCGCGCCGAACAATCCGTTCCCGAAGAATACGCCCGCAGACGACAATGACTATTCGATGAAGGCCGAAGGCATCCTGAACATCACCGTCGCCGGTGATTACAACCTGGGCTACCAGGGGGATGACGGTGGCTACATGTATATCTACGGCAACGCGGGAACCACCGATCCGGACATCACCAGCATCTATTCGACCAACCTTCCGGATGCGGCCCAGCTGATCTCGGCACCGGGTTCCACCGCTATCAACGGTATCAAGACCGAAGCGGGCACCGGCAACAGCCGTACGATCGTCACGGTGCCACTGGCAGTCGGGAAGTATCGCATCGTCACCCTCGTTTACGAAGGCGGCGGTGGTTCCTGGTGGGAAGTGATCGGTGCGAAGGCTGACTTCGACGAGACCTTCGTGGTTCCGCTGCTCTCCCGCACCGGTGCGACGACGATCCCTGTGACCAACGGTCTTCCGATCGTGGCCCAGCCGATCATTGCGGATGACTCGAACTTCAAGCTGACGAGCGTGTCCGTGACGGGCAATCCTGTGACCTCGGTTGCATTCAACATCGGGACGCAGGAAGGCTTCACTTACACGATCCAAGGCTCGACCGACCTGGTGACCTGGAGCGTGGTGGATGCAAACGTGCCGGCTACCGGCAGCAGCACTCCCTACACGGTGAACCTCGCCGACCACCCGACCTTGAATGGTCAGGCCAAGGTGTTCTTCCGCGCCGTGCGGAACCCATAAGGTCAGCCAATCAAACGACCAATCCCATGGCCGCCGCCGGAATTCCGGCGGCGGCCTTTTTTATTCCGGTCCCTGCCGGAGTTGGCGAAGGACCTCCGCGGCCTCAGACGGAGAGCCAATCCGGATGAAGCGATGAGCGGCGCCATTTTCCCGGGCCATCAGCTTGAGATAGCGTTCACGATTCTTCCGGTACGTGGTCAGGGTCCAAAGGATGATGGAATCCTTGCTGAGGAAACTCTTGCGGAAGCTCTCACGATTTCCCGTCCCCGGCCATAGTTCCTCGCGGGTGAGGGAGCGGCGGAAAGCACGCGATACCGCCTGCCGGAAGGTCCTGAAAAAGGGATAGTCCAGCCAGACCACACAATCGACCGAGGCCCATTTGATGTCTTGGGTGCGGTTGTAGTTTCCGTCCAAGATCCAGCGCTCACCGGAAATCGCCTCGCGAACCTTGGCAAGGAACAACGCTTCTTCCGGATCCTTCCAATCCGGCAGCCAATAGAGGCGATCCATCTCCTGAAGCGGGAGGCGCAGCACCTCCGCCAACGAACGGCTGAAGGTCGTCTTCCCCGTTCCACTGGTGCCGATCACGTTGATCCGCTTGGCGGTGCGTAATGCCAAAACCGCCGCTGAGACCGGATCCTTTCCATCGTTCATGATCGTGTGGAAAGAGCCTACCGACTTACCCCGGAGAATCCCATGCCGATTTGAATGCCGGCCTGTTGACGCGCTGCAAGGGACCTGCAAGCTGAGCGCCGTTCCGCGATGACCGAAGACCTCCACAAGCTCGACCAGCTTTCTTCCCGTGACCTTCTGGATGCAGGCCAAGCCCGGCCCGCAAAGCTCGCGGTCATCGGTTTCCCGGTGGCCCACTCCCTGTCGCCACGGATGCACCAGCCTGCGCTCGACGAAGCCGGGATCGATTGCCGCTACATCAAACTGGAAGTGGATCCCGGATGCGTGTCGATGGCCTTCGACCGGATGCGTGCACTCGGTTTCATCGGTTGCAATGTGACCGTGCCTCATAAATTCGAGGCGCTTGCCGCTTGCGACGAAATTGATCCCGGTGCGGCCGAGATGGGGGCAGTAAACACGGTGCGATTCGATTCCGATGCCACCCGGGGCTTCAACACGGACGGCTACGGCTTCGAGGAGGCCGTAAAGGAAACTCTGGGGCTTTCGCTTGCCGGTGCGAGTGTCTTGATCGCCGGAGCAGGCGGTGGGGCCGGCGGTGCGATTGCGGTGCATTGCGCCCGGCAAGGAGTGGCGCGTCTCATCCTGGCAAATCGAAGCCTCGACAAGATCGAGGAACTCGCGAGCCGCATCCATCGTGAACACGGGAGCGTTGAGATCGAGGCCAGAAGCTTGTTGGACCCCGGACTCACGAAGTTGGCGGTTGGTGCAGACCTGCTGGTGAATACCTCCTCCCTCGGGCTCAAGGAAACGGACCCTTCGCCGCTGCCTGTAGAATGCTTCGCCCCGCATCACGCGGTCTACGACACGATCTACAAGCCGGGAACCGCCTTTCAAAAGGCCGCGATGGCGGCCGGAGCCCGTGTGGGTATCGGCAAGGCCATGCTGCTTCACCAAGGAGCCATGGCCTTCCGCATCTGGTTCCCAGGGAGCGATCCGGTAGCGGCCATGCGCCGCGGACTGGAAGGCACCTGAACGAGGATTCTCACTCGGCCTTCACCACCGGCTCTTCGATCTCCATCCAGTGGGTGGCGAGCAGCTCGGTAATCTTGTAAGACCTCTCCTCGCCCTCCACACGGGCCATACGGACGCGCAGCCGGATCATTTCGCCAGGGTCATCTTGAACAGCGATACTTCCGAAGGCTCCGCGTCCTTGCTCACGGGCACGAAAAGCTTCCTCGATCCGCCGACCTATTTCGGAGGCACGCTTCACGCGGATCTCCGGTGAAGGCGAAACCACTTCTTCCGGATGGCCCAGACGCGGGGCACCCACGACCAATCCGATGTACTCCTCGTCTCTCCCCGCAGCTCCGATCCGCTCGCGAGCCAACACGCGGAAAACGCCCTCGGTCGGCCCTTGGGCCGAGAGGAAAAGGGCCCAAGGTTCGCTGCTGAAGCGGACAAAGGCATCCCAATCCATCTTCCAATCGTCGCCATCTTCGAAAAACACGACATCGAGCTGCTGCTCGTTATTCAGGTTCCATCCGGTCTCGATTGCGGTCCCCGCAGGAGTATGGATCACGTGGTGGTAACGGTTCCTGATCTCCCCGGCAAAGGGAATGGCAGAATTGGCCGCGTAGTATCGAACCATCCGCGGAACCGTTTTGTCCGGATTGATAATGTGCAGGGCACGGGAGGCGAGATCCGACGCGCTCACGAACTCTTGGAAATGCTGCGCGCAACCATTCAGTTTGGCGTTGAGAAGCTCGATATCCTCCGGCTTTGGCTGCTCATTCTTCTCCGCGTAACCTGGGGCAGGAGTCGTCGTATCGCCGCCAGAGCCCTTCATTTTGATCACGAGCAGGGCGACAAGGCTGATCCAAACCGCCACGAAGATCATGAGAGCGCGGGCTTTCCGGCGGCCGTGACGGCTACGCTGACGCGGTTGAGACGGAGTCGGCCTCCTGACCCTCCGGCGCACGCGGGTCCGTTCTTGCACGGCGGCGATGCCGGATGACGACGCCTCCACCGCATGTCCTGCCGCTGGATCCTTACCGCAATCAGGGCAATTTCCACGCGCCTCCGCTTCCGCCGCGGCCTTAAAAAGCGCACCGCAATGACGGCAATGGAACCAAGCTCCTGATTGATCACTCACGGCCCTTTGCTACGGGCTCACCCAGCCTTTGTGAAGCATCTCCGTGATCAGATATTGATTTGAGCCGGGGCGTGCCGGCCCCTTGACCTTCAGGGTAAAGAAGATCTTGGAATTCTTCTGCATCAGGAAGGATCCCTCGTTCAGTTCGAGATGAAGCGCCTTGGCTGCGGGAGACCCATTCTCCACATAGGCCCATGCGGCTTCTTCGCCGGATCCGGAGCTGAGACGATAAGAGGCATATCTGGCCTCCGGGAAATCGGGGGTGAAGAAAGCCGCGGGGCTAACCACAGCACGCAACACCGCGTCCGACGCTTCTTTGCCCTCCGCCAAGTCGCTCACGCTGAGATCGCCGACTCCGGCGGTCGCCTCCCAGTCCAAGAGCATTTTGTCTCCTTGGCGCACGAAGGTCGCCCGGAAGGGCGTGAAGTCCCCTTTCACGCCTGAAATCACGATCATCGGCCGGACCCCGCTGGTATCGACTTCCCACTCGAAAGTCTGGCCATCCGCAAATGCCGGTTCCGCACTCCAAACTTTCCATTGGCGCAGGAAGGCTGGCTTCACCCGCTCTGCATCCCGCAGCAGCGGAAGGCCTTCTTCAGGCGTCTTTGCCGCGGCGAAACGGCGAATCAAATTCTCCGACTCCGCGAGGAGCTGCGCCGAATCGGAGACAAAGCGATCACGCTCCAGCGTCGCCGTATCCACGGGAGCGGCCGGGGCTTGCGATGCGGTTTGAGGTTTCGGGGAATCATCTCCCCGACGAGCCAGAAGCGCACCCACCGCGACAATGGCGATGCCGCATACGCCGCCCGCCATCCACAGGGTGACCTGATGCAGGCGATCGCGCTTCTTCTTCCGCGATCCCTCCCGTGGAACCGCAGGACCAACCTCGCTCATGGAACGGGCTTTCACCTGATCGCCCTGATCTTCCACCTCGAGGCGAAGCACCGGACCGTCCTCTGGAAGCAATTGGCGACGCCCCCGGGGGTTGCTTGTGCCGATTACCACGCCAACTTCCACGCCGGAGCGGTTTTGCTCTGTAAGTTCCACGGCAGCAGGCGCAGATCCGCCGATTACACGGACTTCAAAGCCTCCGCGGCCGCCTTCGGATTCGCCAAGGTCTCGTTTTCGCTCGGGGAGCATCGTAGAGGTCAAAACGTGGCACTGATGGTCGGAGGGGGCAAGGCTTTCGGAGAGGCTTCCATCCGCTCCGATTCCCCGTGGCAGGCGACGAAAAGCCGTGTTAGAGAGGGATCATGACACCGCCCGACTGCCCCGACCTGCCGCAGCCGACCCCCGAACACGCGATCAGTGCCGAGGCCATCCGCGAGGAGGAGCGCTTCGAGCTAGAGAATCCGGACCGGGGTTTCCTAGCCGGTCCGCGCTCGCGTTTCCACGATTTGGGAACAGTTTTCCGGGTGGGGGCGGATTTCGTGAGAGCCTTCCGTACGCTGCATTTCGTGGGGCCAGCGGTCACCGTTTTTGGTTCCGCGAGAACCCAGCCGGGCACGACTTACTATGAGATGGCCCGGCAGATCGGCGCGGAGATTGCGAAACTGGGCTTCACGGTCGTGACCGGGGGCGGCCCCGGGATCATGGAAGCGGCCAACCGCGGTGCGCATGAGGCCGGAGGCCGTTCGATCGGCGTGAATATCGAGCTCCCCTTCGAGCAACACCTGAATCCCTACGTGGATCGCTCGGTCACCATGCGCTACTTCTTCACGCGCAAGACGATCCTTATCAAATACTCCTATGCCTTCGTGGTTTTGCCGGGCGGGGCCGGAACCTTGGACGAGATGTTCGAGACCATGACGCTGATCCAAACCGGAAAGATCCGGAATTTCCCAATCATTTTGATGGGCAAGGACTACTGGCAGCCACTCATGGATTTCGTTTACCACATGGCCGAAGCCGGAACGATCAGCCCGGGAGATCCGGATTTGATCTTCTTTACGGATGACATCGCGGACGCGACGGCCCATCTCCAGCGGCATGCCGTGA
This portion of the Luteolibacter luteus genome encodes:
- a CDS encoding LamG-like jellyroll fold domain-containing protein — encoded protein: MKIPHSWRSCVRTPLSRLGLLLLASNAQAGLVAQWLADDYTAGDWTSTAGTGSIVATVQGSPALVDGVTDPFFNGHDMVDFPGGSYFVVPGASNPLAGKQKITLVAVFRPAASGSQTDGSWWQAQGLIGMEQGGSVADWGLGYLGDRIAAGSGGPDVTTFSLAQPLSQFTVAMFTWDGTTQVQKIYRNGKLADTDVLVASAPRNGGDFALGAMTTGGGTPFNGYITELQMFDTDESANAATIFEALKNKYQGGVSLDYAKLNTRGGTFVINDTSGATTNVSNPAAFDIFLDNSATPLPDSDVTVTKAGGVTTVRFVAPLTIDIGYPYSISVPRTAGGAQVFEGNFLPFSMPAGSTMAGPAGAVNRWGIREYIGTPASGTLDGAVAIAQPATAAFTDDTDAPVLNHADPETNGGPGSQGNFNNDLPIVGNTGADDNWVVLGRTQITVPAETTRTFSIHSDDGFALRITGPAGSGFVATGGSGRVDPGDDETVIRDGGTGDSDTRAVYHFATAGTYEVLYIGWDGGSGGYHEVAWAEGTQREDRLTNTWQLLGTPTDPEVPALRERWVTNVPGPAGTDGNWGVRTYLTVTTAAGNPVEANGSLTNASNFLAQTTRQPSDPDGLTIDTQMAYLNRRDPNNGGGGGLIPGDTPFPGDTGADDNNVVTTGKSRINITSAGPYTFVYAGDDTFLVRVKGVNGNPDPSWRIASGQGGFQMSNPNEWFYEPAGEINGRGVIDLPVGQYDIEFVTSEGGGGFYYELSTAAGVWINANPPNGFRPIGYSTQNTSVLIPKIDSPGWSVLTGDPNTNTWGATISGAEARITNTAGAPTIWDELNFDDPQNGGGGNFAPNNPFPKNTPADDNDYSMKAEGILNITVAGDYNLGYQGDDGGYMYIYGNAGTTDPDITSIYSTNLPDAAQLISAPGSTAINGIKTEAGTGNSRTIVTVPLAVGKYRIVTLVYEGGGGSWWEVIGAKADFDETFVVPLLSRTGATTIPVTNGLPIVAQPIIADDSNFKLTSVSVTGNPVTSVAFNIGTQEGFTYTIQGSTDLVTWSVVDANVPATGSSTPYTVNLADHPTLNGQAKVFFRAVRNP
- the aroE gene encoding shikimate dehydrogenase, whose product is MTEDLHKLDQLSSRDLLDAGQARPAKLAVIGFPVAHSLSPRMHQPALDEAGIDCRYIKLEVDPGCVSMAFDRMRALGFIGCNVTVPHKFEALAACDEIDPGAAEMGAVNTVRFDSDATRGFNTDGYGFEEAVKETLGLSLAGASVLIAGAGGGAGGAIAVHCARQGVARLILANRSLDKIEELASRIHREHGSVEIEARSLLDPGLTKLAVGADLLVNTSSLGLKETDPSPLPVECFAPHHAVYDTIYKPGTAFQKAAMAAGARVGIGKAMLLHQGAMAFRIWFPGSDPVAAMRRGLEGT
- a CDS encoding adenylate kinase yields the protein MNDGKDPVSAAVLALRTAKRINVIGTSGTGKTTFSRSLAEVLRLPLQEMDRLYWLPDWKDPEEALFLAKVREAISGERWILDGNYNRTQDIKWASVDCVVWLDYPFFRTFRQAVSRAFRRSLTREELWPGTGNRESFRKSFLSKDSIILWTLTTYRKNRERYLKLMARENGAAHRFIRIGSPSEAAEVLRQLRQGPE
- a CDS encoding TIGR00730 family Rossman fold protein, yielding MTPPDCPDLPQPTPEHAISAEAIREEERFELENPDRGFLAGPRSRFHDLGTVFRVGADFVRAFRTLHFVGPAVTVFGSARTQPGTTYYEMARQIGAEIAKLGFTVVTGGGPGIMEAANRGAHEAGGRSIGVNIELPFEQHLNPYVDRSVTMRYFFTRKTILIKYSYAFVVLPGGAGTLDEMFETMTLIQTGKIRNFPIILMGKDYWQPLMDFVYHMAEAGTISPGDPDLIFFTDDIADATAHLQRHAVRQFGLRRHKLPKPHPSLGEKGVDPATAKG